A stretch of DNA from Spirochaeta isovalerica:
CTCAGAGCGAAAGCGACTATGTGGACACTCTCTTCCAGTTCACGGCGCTTATTCAGCTTGGCTATACCATCCCATCAAAGGGGATCTTTTCCTTCGGGTTCCGGGGATCGGCAGGGATGATAGGGCATTTAGCTTCGGGAAACCTCAACACTCTCGAGGAAGTGGACACTCTTTTTTATGCCGATCAGTATTACGGAATCGAACCTGTATTCAGAATCAGACCGGGGAATAAAGAGGGCGAACCGTGGCGTTTCAGCTTTTTTCTGGCTCCGGGATTTTATATTTTCCCCAATGAAGAATACTGGGGATTCCAGATTACCGCTAACCTGGGAGCGAGTTTACACTTTTAATCGGGAATGGAGATCTTTGTTGTTTTTTCCTCTTCCACGGTGATAACGCCTTCCCAGAAGTAGAGCTTGTCCAACTCATCCCGTCCGGAAATGATAAAGATATACTCTCCCGGATCCAGGGACACAGGTGCCCCGGAAGCGTAATCGACCGGCTCATAATTCAACTCCATGGAAACTTCCTTAAGATCGTAGCTGACGATAAAAGTCCCTTTGGGAATCTTCACTTCCGCAGAAGCTTTATCAACAGGCAGGTTCGGAATGTCGATATTGACTTTCCGGATAATTCTGTCCGTCACCTCTATGCTTCTTTCTATCATTCGGTCTTCGTATTCCGCCTTTACGATAACATCTCCCACAGGCAGAGAGGTTATGAAGAGCGGGCTGATTCCGAAGCTTATGCCGTTGATGGAAACCGCCGCTCCCGGAGGAGTTGTCGTCAGATATATCTCTCCGGTTCTCTGCGGTTCCGCTTCGCCTTCTGTCTCCTCTCCTTCAGCAATAAGTGAAGCCGATGCGGTAGGGGAGACAGCAGGTTCAATGTAGAGTTCTCTAAACGGCGCTATAAGTTCATTCAGTTCGGGATCCTCATAACCTTCCAGAGTTTTCGCCAGCGTTTCCGTTTCCTCATCGGAAATATCGTAGAAAGAGTCGATCATGAGAAGGCGGCGACCCGCTTCCATCGTAATATTCTCATCATCGGAAAGAGCCAGTATCCTTTGGTATTCGTTTATTGAATCTTCCGTATTACCCAGTTCCTCCATAGCTCTAGCCAGGTAATAACGCGCTTCCGCCTCTTCCTTGAGAGACGGATCGGATTCTTCCAGAAAAATTGCCAGGGTGGCGATCGCTTCTCTGTATTTTACGGAAAAATACTGTTCCCGGCCCAGTTCCAGAGAGTTTTCCTCCAATTGGGCGAGCTGCTGCTGTTTTTTTCTGAGTGAGAAGAGGAACGTATTGATTCTGTCGGCGGTAATGCGGAAGACTATATTTTCCGATCGGCTGATGATTTCGTCGGCGATTCTCTCCGCCTCGCTGTATTCGGCATTCATGAGATGTGAGAAAGAGAGATGGAGGAGTATGGTGTCCATGACCGAAGATTTCAGGTCCCGGCTGTACCGGGAAACCAGAAATCGGTACTTTTCGACGGCCAGATCGTAATGTCTGTTCCGCTCCCAGTAGTAGGCCTCTTCGAGATGGGGGAAATATTCGGGATCCTCTGCCGATAAGCGGCTTTCATTACTGCCCAGTAAATACCTGACAGCTTTTGTAAGCGGTGTGCTCCGCCGCAGTTCCTCTTCATTGCCCTGATCTCCGTAGAGGTTGAGCCCCGATGTGAGGGACTGCATTCTCGCTTCATACTGATAGTTGTCCATGGGGCTGTCCCCTGCGTCGAGCCTGTTTTTGATAAGAGTGAGTCTTCCCGTAATATTGAGCAGGGAGTCGCTGTTCTGTTCAAATGATACTTCGCTCAGGTGACTGTGGAGAACCGTAACCTTTTCTTCCTGTATAATTGCTGAAAGTTCCACAAAGAGGAGGCCCTGGCCGATACAGATCAGAATTATAATGAGAAGGCGTTTCGCCATCAATTGACCCTCCGGTCGATTTTATAGGCCGATCCTTCGATTCCCTTGACCACCTTCTTCATTTCGGCTGCGTAATGGGCCAGCTGTCCGTAGGAGTCGATTTTTCTGTAATGATTGCTCACGACGGCAATGGAGAGGCTCACAAAGGGAAATTTCTGCTTCTTTCCTTTCCGATCCACTGACTCGATGTAACCTCTGGTTCTGTCCTCTTCGCTGTAGAACTCTTCGATACGGCTGTCGAACTCGTCAACTGTCAGCGCCGATATCTTTTCCCAGTCGTAGTAATCGCAGATTATGACGAAATCGTCTCCCCCTTCATGTCCGAAAAAGCAGTTGCGGGCATGGCTCCGACTGATGCTCTTCTCTATGGCATCGCGGGTATAGAGAATGATTTCATCGCCCCGGGAAAAGCCGTAGGCATCGTTATAGGCTTTGAATTGATCCAGGTCGCAATAGAGCACACAGAAAGCATTGCCGGTCTGCAGGCGCTTCTGGATCTCCCGTTCCAGGGCGATATTGCCGGGCAGGCCCGAAAGGGGATTGGCGTTTCTGGCTTCGCTGTGTACCGAGGAAATGGATCCGGCCATCTGTTCTATCTTTTTTGTTATCAGTCCGAACTCATCGCTGCGGTGTCTGGGGAATGTCACATCGTAATTTCCGTTGCTGATTTCCGTTAGGAGATTGAGTACTTTTCTCAAAGGCGAAATCAGAGCGTTATAGGTAAAAAAAGCGAAAATAAGGTGGATAAGGGCGACGAGAATCGTCATCAGGCCGCTCTGGCGGAAGAGATAGCTCATTCTCCTGTCCATTTCTTCAATCGATATTCCGACAATGACGATAAAAGTTCCTTCAGGTCCGGGTATGTAGATATCGATCAGCCGTTTATCAAATATCAGCTCGTGATGAAAACCGGAATTTTCAAAATCTCTTTTGGTAAGCGATTTCTGAATGGAACGGATTAGATCCGGCGTAACCGGTGCCATAGGGAGATTGTCCGAAGCCGCCAGAAGCTGATTCTGTTCGTTGAATATTTTGATGTATTCTATGTTCAGGTGCTTTTTCGACTCTAGCTCCTGAATGAGTTCCTCATAGCCGGTTTTCTCTTCCATTACAGCATTGATTTCCCTACCGATGGAAAATGTACGGAGGAGAGCGTTTTCTCCGATCAGGTCCACCTGGTTCTCAAAAACCAGCAGGGTAAAGCTCATAATAAGCAGTACGGCCGTCAGAAGATAAGCTATAATGAATTTCATGGTGACGGAAGAGCCGTAAACCTTGCTTTTCTGTTTCATCTGTTTCATTCCAATATTATGATAGTATTTTTTTCGGCACATATCCAACGTCTCCCCAAACTTTAACTTTCAAAAAACATTGAACATTGCCCTTGCGGGATACTACAATGGAAATAGTGATGATTGAGCTCAATATTATTATTCTGGAAGATGATATTGTACAGAATACCTGGTACAAAGCTTTTTACAATAACCTCAGTTTCCCTCCCTGCCGGGTAACCACGACAGAAAACTTGGCTCTGTTTAAAACCGAATTCCGTGAAAACTTCTATAATTTTGCCATTATCGACTACTATCTTCCCGATACGAACGGTCGGGAAGTCCTCGAATATATTAAAGCGAACAATCCGTCCTGCGAAGTCATCATCGTATCGTCGACAGAAGAGATTTCCACTGTAGTGGATCTTATGAAAACAGGAGCTTTTGATTTTCTCAAAAAACCACTGGATCCCAAACGCCTTCAGGCTCTGACCATGCAGGTATGGGAAAGCCAGACCATAGTCAAGGAGAGGAATATCAACCGTCCGGCACCGGATAGGAGAGGGTTCTCTCAGGAAATCATCTATAAAAGCCAGAAGATAGAGAAAATACTCGATACGGCTACCCGCTGTGCCGGTGTCGATTCCACAGTCCTTATAAGAGGGGAAAGCGGAACGGGTAAGGAGCTTATAGCTAATTCCATATATTCCATGAGCCGGCGTACAAAAGCTCCTTTTGTTGTGCTCAATATTGCCTCCCTGCCGGAGACCCTTGTGGAAAGCGAGCTGTTCGGCCATAAGAAGGGGGCTTTTACAGGAGCCTCAAACGACCGGATCGGACGTTTTGAA
This window harbors:
- a CDS encoding PEGA domain-containing protein; its protein translation is MAKRLLIIILICIGQGLLFVELSAIIQEEKVTVLHSHLSEVSFEQNSDSLLNITGRLTLIKNRLDAGDSPMDNYQYEARMQSLTSGLNLYGDQGNEEELRRSTPLTKAVRYLLGSNESRLSAEDPEYFPHLEEAYYWERNRHYDLAVEKYRFLVSRYSRDLKSSVMDTILLHLSFSHLMNAEYSEAERIADEIISRSENIVFRITADRINTFLFSLRKKQQQLAQLEENSLELGREQYFSVKYREAIATLAIFLEESDPSLKEEAEARYYLARAMEELGNTEDSINEYQRILALSDDENITMEAGRRLLMIDSFYDISDEETETLAKTLEGYEDPELNELIAPFRELYIEPAVSPTASASLIAEGEETEGEAEPQRTGEIYLTTTPPGAAVSINGISFGISPLFITSLPVGDVIVKAEYEDRMIERSIEVTDRIIRKVNIDIPNLPVDKASAEVKIPKGTFIVSYDLKEVSMELNYEPVDYASGAPVSLDPGEYIFIISGRDELDKLYFWEGVITVEEEKTTKISIPD
- a CDS encoding diguanylate cyclase domain-containing protein; the encoded protein is MKQMKQKSKVYGSSVTMKFIIAYLLTAVLLIMSFTLLVFENQVDLIGENALLRTFSIGREINAVMEEKTGYEELIQELESKKHLNIEYIKIFNEQNQLLAASDNLPMAPVTPDLIRSIQKSLTKRDFENSGFHHELIFDKRLIDIYIPGPEGTFIVIVGISIEEMDRRMSYLFRQSGLMTILVALIHLIFAFFTYNALISPLRKVLNLLTEISNGNYDVTFPRHRSDEFGLITKKIEQMAGSISSVHSEARNANPLSGLPGNIALEREIQKRLQTGNAFCVLYCDLDQFKAYNDAYGFSRGDEIILYTRDAIEKSISRSHARNCFFGHEGGDDFVIICDYYDWEKISALTVDEFDSRIEEFYSEEDRTRGYIESVDRKGKKQKFPFVSLSIAVVSNHYRKIDSYGQLAHYAAEMKKVVKGIEGSAYKIDRRVN